The DNA window GGGCGGGTGCTTATTCTCGACGAGAGCGAGCCTGGTGTTAGTGATGTAGTGGTGGTTGACGAAGGCACTTGCATTGTCGGTACGAGCGTCAATACGGTCATTTGCGACGTGCCAGAACTAGCATTTTATGATGAAGAATCCGGCACAACTCCGCGGAGTACGATTGGTGTCGGGATACTGCTTGAAAATTGCCAAATTATAGATGGCGACGAAATACATGACGCGCCGTTTCATTCAAAGCAGGTGATTGTAGTGCTTTCACCGTCGCAAGGCACCGATTTCTACCAGGTTGTATAACGGAATTAGCCGGTTTCGCTACTAGTCACCCCAGGGAGAATGTGCTATACTACACCCCAAGTGCTATTTTCTAATGGCAAAAATTGGTAGCTAACTAAATAATAAGGAACAACGAATGGCAACTCCAACCAATGTCCCACTCAAGGACTTTAGAAACGTCGGTATTATCGCGCATATTGATGCTGGCAAAACAACCACAACCGAAGGTATTTTGTACCGTACTGGCCTGAGCCACAAAATCGGTGCCGTGCACGAAGGTGAAACGACGACCGACTGGATGGAGCAAGAGCGTGAGCGCGGTATCACTATCACCAGTGCGGCCGTGACGTGTTTTTGGAAAGACCACAAAATCAACATCATTGACACTCCTGGTCACATTGACTTTACAGCTGAAGTAGAGCGTAGTTTGCGCGTGCTTGACGGTGCCGTGACAGTATTTGACGGCAAAATGGGCGTGGAAGCACAGAGTGAAACGGTGTGGCGCCAGGCCAACAAGTACGGTGTGCCGCGTATCTGTTTCATCAACAAAATCAACCAGACTGGTGGCGACTTTTACAAATCGCTCCAGAGTATTCACAATCGTCTCAGCAAAAATGCGCTACCTATCCATTTGCCAATTGGGTTTGAAAAAGACATCAATGGTGTTGTTGACCTTGTTGACATGAAAGCCTATACGTATGGTGACTTTACTGATCATGAGCTTGTGCAAGGTGAAGTTCCTGCCGATATGCTCGAAAAAGCTAAGAACGCGCGTAGTCTACTGGTTGAGGCCGCTGTCGAGGCCGACGACGCGCTGATGGAGAAGTTCTTCGAGCACGGTGAAGAAGCGATTAGCGTAGAGGAGTTAAAGGTTGCTTTGCGTAAGCGTGTGCTGGCAGGCGACTTTTATCTTGTTACGGGTGGCGATGGCCGCGGTGTCATTGTCGAAAAGGTGCTCGACCTCATGGTTGACTATTTGCCAAGTCCGCTTGATGTAGCTGAAATATGGGGCAAAAACCCTAAAACTGGCGACGAAGTGAGCCGCAAACCTGACGACAAAGAACCAATGGCTGCGCTGGCCTTTAAGCTCGCAACCGACCCATTTGTCGGTAAGCTGATTTTTGTGCGCGTGTATAGTGGTGTGTTGACGGCCGGTAGCTACGTGCTCAATACCACTACTGGCGAAAAAGAACGCATCGGGCGTATTGTCCGTATGCACGCCGACAAGCGTGAAGATGTCGACAAGGTTGGTGCTGGCGACATTGCCGCAGTCGTGGGGCTCAAAGGCACCTTCACTGGCCATACACTTTGCGACGTCGCTCACCCGATTGCGCTTGAAGCGATTACATTCCCTGAACCCCCAGTCAGTATTGCTGTCGAGCCAAAAACCAAAGCCGACCAAGAAAAAATGGGCATTGCCTTGCAACGCCTGGCCGAAGAAGACCCAACCTTCCGTGTGCATACCGACGACGAAACTGCTCAAACGATTATGAGCGGTATGGGCGAGCTTCACCTCGAAATTCTGATCGACCGCATGAAGCGCGAATTTAATGTTGAGGCCAATGTTGGTGAGCCGCAAGTCGCCTTCCGTGAAACCATCAAAGGTACCGCCGAAGTGCAGGGCAAGCACGCCAAGCAGTCTGGTGGACGTGGTCAGTATGGTGACGTATGGGTACGCTTTGAGCCAAATGAACCTGGCAAAGGCTTCGAATTTATCGACGCTATTAAGGGTGGTGTGGTGCCACAAGAATACCGCCCAGCCGTACAAAAGGGTATTCGTGAAACACTCGATGGCGGTGTGATTGCCGGCTATCCAGTGGTTGATGTCAAAGCAACGCTCTACGATGGTAGCTATCACGATGTTGACTCAAGCGAACTCGCCTTTAGCCTAGCTGGTAGCCTTGCTGCCCGCGCTGGTGTGAAGCAGGCCACTCCGATCATCCTTGAACCCGTCATGCATGTCGAAGTGACTACACCCGAAGAATTCATGGGTGATATCATCGGCGACCTCAATAGCCGTCGTGGCCGTATAGAAAGCATGGAAGACCTGATGGGCGGCGCCAAGCTGATTAAGGCGATTGTGCCACTTGCCAACATGTTTGGCTATACTGGAGACATCCGCAGTATGAGCCAAGGCCGCGCTGCCAGCACCATGGAGCTCGCGCACTACGAAGAAGTCCCGCCAAACGTGGCGCAGGAAATCATCGAAAAGCGCAGCAAGTAACGACCACTTGTCGACAGCTATGCAAGAACCCCTTTATCCACAAAGGGGTTCTTAGTTTGTGCTTAAATCTACTTGTTTTTCCTACCTGTCGCTCGTATGATAAAAGCAACAAGGGAGGTTATATGCGGGGATATGTTGGTGTATTTGGTCGGGGCAAAAAGGTTATTCAGCGCAGTGCGCTGTTTTTTCTTACCTTTATGCTTGTGTTTGGGCTTATTGAACCGGGTATTTACCGCGCCTATGCCGAAAGTAACTCCCAGAAAGTGTTTCGCACCGACTACAAGCTAGACCCACTTTTGTCACAAAACCCAGCCACAAGCACGGTGCTCACCGAAAGCGGAGGTACTGAGCTACAACGCCCACTTGCCGAAAACGCCAGGCAATACCGCTATGAAGATACCACCAAGCGAACAAGTAACACATCGACGTCCGTCAACAATGATGGTACAAAAACACTCCTGTATAGCCAAAAGCAGCTTAACTACAAACAGGGCAACAAATGGGAGAAAATAGATAACCAGCTTTCCGCAACCGAGAACAT is part of the Candidatus Saccharibacteria bacterium genome and encodes:
- the fusA gene encoding elongation factor G — encoded protein: MATPTNVPLKDFRNVGIIAHIDAGKTTTTEGILYRTGLSHKIGAVHEGETTTDWMEQERERGITITSAAVTCFWKDHKINIIDTPGHIDFTAEVERSLRVLDGAVTVFDGKMGVEAQSETVWRQANKYGVPRICFINKINQTGGDFYKSLQSIHNRLSKNALPIHLPIGFEKDINGVVDLVDMKAYTYGDFTDHELVQGEVPADMLEKAKNARSLLVEAAVEADDALMEKFFEHGEEAISVEELKVALRKRVLAGDFYLVTGGDGRGVIVEKVLDLMVDYLPSPLDVAEIWGKNPKTGDEVSRKPDDKEPMAALAFKLATDPFVGKLIFVRVYSGVLTAGSYVLNTTTGEKERIGRIVRMHADKREDVDKVGAGDIAAVVGLKGTFTGHTLCDVAHPIALEAITFPEPPVSIAVEPKTKADQEKMGIALQRLAEEDPTFRVHTDDETAQTIMSGMGELHLEILIDRMKREFNVEANVGEPQVAFRETIKGTAEVQGKHAKQSGGRGQYGDVWVRFEPNEPGKGFEFIDAIKGGVVPQEYRPAVQKGIRETLDGGVIAGYPVVDVKATLYDGSYHDVDSSELAFSLAGSLAARAGVKQATPIILEPVMHVEVTTPEEFMGDIIGDLNSRRGRIESMEDLMGGAKLIKAIVPLANMFGYTGDIRSMSQGRAASTMELAHYEEVPPNVAQEIIEKRSK